The following coding sequences lie in one Cyanobacterium sp. Dongsha4 genomic window:
- a CDS encoding S1 RNA-binding domain-containing protein, translating into MTANSHSSASNNLSFSMDDFSQALEQEQYDYHFKQGDVVRGKVFEYSSDGVYVDIGGKSPGFVPQTEVDWRGSSNVKEVLPLEQEFDFVIIKEQDAEGQVKLSRRQLFIDQAWDNLKEIEEKGAIVQMLVTGVNRGGVFGEVQGLKGFIPKSHLTQKEDLETLIDQTVDTNILQLDQKENKLVLTQRNIARSSALSQLKENEVVAGKIAKIQPYGVFVDFGGVSGLLHIKQISEGKVNALESLFQIGEEVKVVIMEIDTFKNRISLSTKILETYPGEFLENKEAVMANAEERLTNKKAQS; encoded by the coding sequence ATGACCGCTAATTCTCATTCCTCTGCATCTAATAATCTCTCGTTTTCTATGGATGATTTTTCTCAGGCTTTAGAACAAGAACAGTATGACTATCATTTTAAGCAGGGAGATGTTGTCAGGGGGAAAGTGTTCGAGTATTCTTCCGACGGTGTTTATGTGGATATTGGCGGTAAATCTCCCGGTTTTGTTCCTCAGACAGAGGTGGACTGGAGAGGTTCTTCTAATGTTAAAGAAGTATTACCTTTAGAGCAGGAATTTGATTTTGTTATTATCAAGGAACAAGATGCAGAAGGACAAGTGAAATTATCTCGCCGTCAATTATTTATTGATCAAGCATGGGATAATTTAAAGGAGATTGAAGAAAAAGGTGCGATCGTGCAAATGTTGGTTACAGGGGTTAACCGTGGGGGTGTTTTTGGAGAAGTACAAGGTTTAAAAGGTTTTATTCCTAAATCCCATTTAACTCAGAAAGAAGATTTAGAGACTTTAATAGATCAAACTGTTGATACTAATATTCTACAATTAGACCAAAAAGAAAATAAGTTAGTATTAACCCAAAGAAATATTGCTCGTTCTTCCGCTCTATCTCAGCTCAAGGAAAACGAGGTTGTTGCTGGTAAAATAGCTAAAATTCAACCCTATGGTGTTTTTGTGGATTTTGGTGGTGTGAGCGGTTTACTGCACATTAAACAAATTAGTGAGGGTAAAGTAAACGCCTTAGAAAGTTTATTTCAAATAGGAGAAGAAGTAAAAGTTGTAATTATGGAAATTGATACTTTTAAAAATCGTATTTCCTTATCTACAAAAATATTAGAAACTTATCCCGGAGAGTTTTTAGAAAATAAAGAAGCAGTAATGGCAAATGCGGAAGAAAGACTGACAAATAAAAAAGCACAGAGTTAG
- a CDS encoding cation:proton antiporter: MDTITLIWLALPFLAGFIIYLLPRCSHILSLTVLSISVLYPVWLLASGQDLTLQLLDNFGVSLFIDKLSGYFILTNSLVTIAVLFYCWYEERKAFFYTQLMILYGSVNACFIGYDFISFYVAIEVISIAAFLLIVYPRTDKSIWIGLRYLFVSNTAMLFYLIGAILIYKANNSFSFNGLSNSPPEAIALILLGLLVKGGVFVSGLWLPLTHASAETPVSALLSGVVVKAGVYPLIRLALIVDEMDHIVRIVAIATALLGVTYAIFESDVKRMLAFHTVSQLGFVLASPPVAGIYALFHGLVKSSLFLMAGSLPTRNIKELKHTNINTYLWIALVIASLSISGVPLLAGYCAKVLTVKNLYPWQVMLMNIAAVGTAISFAKFIFLPHDTSAKILKQNWGFWFGVIFLLAGLIFANGFYLSTYTLSNIIKALITVFIGWLVYFVLIKKAVIKLPRILEDFDHLIGIMSLTLVGLFWMVLP; the protein is encoded by the coding sequence ATGGATACAATTACTTTAATTTGGTTAGCTTTACCTTTTTTGGCAGGTTTTATTATTTACTTATTACCAAGATGTAGCCACATACTTTCCCTAACAGTTTTATCAATTTCCGTTTTATATCCTGTATGGTTACTGGCTTCTGGGCAAGATTTAACTTTACAATTATTAGACAATTTTGGTGTTAGTCTTTTTATCGATAAGCTAAGTGGTTATTTTATTCTTACCAATAGTCTTGTTACCATTGCTGTTTTATTTTATTGTTGGTATGAGGAAAGGAAGGCTTTTTTCTATACCCAATTAATGATTCTCTATGGTAGTGTTAACGCCTGTTTTATTGGCTACGACTTTATCAGTTTTTATGTTGCCATTGAGGTTATTAGCATTGCCGCTTTTCTTTTAATAGTTTATCCTCGCACAGACAAAAGTATCTGGATCGGTTTACGGTATCTCTTTGTTAGTAATACAGCAATGTTGTTTTACCTAATAGGAGCAATTTTAATCTATAAAGCTAATAATTCTTTTAGTTTCAACGGTTTAAGTAATTCCCCCCCAGAAGCGATCGCACTTATTCTGTTAGGATTATTAGTTAAAGGAGGAGTCTTTGTTTCTGGATTATGGTTGCCCCTCACCCATGCCTCCGCCGAAACTCCCGTATCTGCATTATTATCAGGAGTGGTAGTTAAAGCAGGAGTTTATCCCCTCATTCGCCTTGCTTTAATTGTGGATGAGATGGATCATATTGTGCGTATTGTAGCCATAGCCACTGCCCTATTAGGAGTCACATACGCTATTTTTGAAAGCGATGTAAAGAGGATGTTAGCCTTTCACACCGTATCTCAATTGGGTTTTGTTTTGGCTTCTCCCCCCGTTGCGGGAATTTACGCTCTTTTCCACGGCTTAGTAAAATCTAGCTTATTTTTAATGGCAGGTTCATTGCCAACACGGAATATCAAAGAATTAAAACACACTAATATTAATACTTATTTGTGGATAGCCTTAGTTATCGCCAGTTTATCCATTTCAGGTGTACCTCTACTTGCTGGATATTGTGCCAAAGTTTTAACCGTTAAAAATCTTTATCCATGGCAAGTAATGTTAATGAATATTGCCGCCGTTGGTACAGCTATTTCCTTCGCTAAATTTATTTTTTTACCTCATGATACATCTGCCAAAATACTAAAACAAAATTGGGGTTTTTGGTTTGGAGTTATCTTTCTATTGGCAGGGTTAATTTTTGCTAACGGTTTCTATCTATCCACTTACACCCTAAGTAACATTATTAAAGCCTTAATTACAGTCTTTATTGGTTGGTTAGTTTACTTTGTCTTGATTAAAAAAGCAGTTATCAAATTACCTCGCATCCTAGAAGATTTTGATCATCTCATTGGCATTATGAGCTTAACCCTAGTGGGCTTATTTTGGATGGTTTTACCATAG
- a CDS encoding cation:proton antiporter subunit C, which translates to MIILEGFILATILCGFLGIMLKRNLVMKIMGMDVMSSGVIAYYVFIASRKGFFTPILTAKDNVDYADPVPQAVILTAIVIGFSIQALMLVGVMKLAVDNPTLETDEIENTIGK; encoded by the coding sequence ATGATAATTTTAGAGGGATTTATTCTTGCCACAATCCTATGCGGATTTTTAGGGATTATGTTGAAGCGTAATCTAGTTATGAAAATTATGGGCATGGATGTAATGAGTAGTGGGGTTATTGCTTATTATGTCTTCATTGCTTCTCGGAAGGGTTTTTTCACCCCTATTCTCACGGCTAAGGATAATGTTGATTATGCGGACCCAGTGCCTCAAGCGGTCATTTTAACAGCCATCGTCATTGGTTTTTCCATTCAGGCTTTGATGTTAGTGGGTGTCATGAAATTAGCTGTTGATAATCCTACTTTAGAAACCGACGAGATTGAAAATACTATTGGAAAATAA
- a CDS encoding LysE family translocator, which yields MMNISLTFSSAIALFTAMVILASIPSMSVLTVSTRTITHGLTHGIWTAMGIVSGDILFLIVAIYGLSIFAGINVFFSLIKYIGALYLLWLGLNLWKKTPVNQILVKSNEKSSFVASFFMGFVITTADLKAILFYLSFLPAFLDLSSVSLMDTFIIILITIVAVGGIKFIYAFFSYKTGSVLKKNNNFKYINYVAGTMMIAIAFFLLFKT from the coding sequence ATGATGAATATAAGTTTAACTTTTAGTAGTGCGATCGCTCTTTTTACGGCGATGGTAATTTTAGCTTCAATACCCAGCATGAGTGTTTTAACCGTATCAACACGAACCATTACTCACGGTTTAACTCATGGAATTTGGACAGCTATGGGCATAGTTTCGGGAGATATTTTATTTCTAATTGTAGCGATTTATGGTTTATCAATTTTTGCAGGAATTAATGTTTTTTTCAGTTTAATTAAGTATATTGGTGCTTTATATTTATTGTGGTTAGGCTTAAATTTATGGAAAAAAACACCAGTCAATCAAATCTTAGTTAAATCAAATGAAAAATCTTCTTTTGTCGCTAGTTTTTTCATGGGATTTGTGATCACGACTGCCGATTTAAAAGCGATTCTTTTTTATTTGAGTTTTCTTCCTGCTTTTTTGGATTTATCTAGTGTTTCTTTAATGGACACTTTTATTATTATTTTAATTACTATTGTTGCTGTGGGAGGAATCAAATTTATTTATGCTTTTTTTAGTTATAAAACAGGCTCAGTTTTAAAGAAAAATAATAATTTTAAATATATTAATTATGTCGCTGGAACAATGATGATTGCGATCGCATTTTTCCTCTTATTTAAAACCTGA
- the pyk gene encoding pyruvate kinase, with protein MKHHTKIVATIGPASTSPEIIRQMIIAGMSVARLNFSHGSYEDHAQIVSLLRRVSEELDTPITLLQDLQGPKIRVGQLPSGQLEIKQGDRLTLIPENWSQTGENIITIDYPHLAEEAEIGTQILLDDGLLEFQIVAIEKPMVICEVIEGGILKSRKGVNLPSLNLRLPSMTEKDKKDLEFGLSQGVDWVSLSFVRRAQDIITLKQFLAQNNAQDTPVIAKIEKPQAVDNLEEIINECDGIMVARGDLGVEMSPEKVPLLQKQIISLCNRQVKPVITATQMLDSMIRSPRPTRAEASDVANAIIDGTDAIMLSGESAVGSYPVKAVEMMAKIALSVEPNLNFTNHPPSLNDETHALSEALNAIDKTMSLKFIVAYTKSGYSAIIAAGERSKTPVLALTVEDKVYHRLNLVWGVKPILIDQEPLNFEDLLNQVETVIHKRNLAKKGDRILIMAGIPTGISKGTNFLKIHVIS; from the coding sequence ATGAAACACCATACAAAGATTGTCGCCACCATAGGACCTGCAAGTACTTCTCCTGAAATTATTAGGCAAATGATAATAGCAGGAATGAGTGTGGCTAGACTAAATTTTTCTCATGGTAGTTATGAAGATCATGCTCAAATTGTATCTTTACTAAGAAGGGTATCAGAAGAATTAGATACTCCTATTACTTTATTACAAGATTTACAAGGGCCAAAAATTAGGGTTGGCCAATTACCTTCAGGGCAGTTGGAGATAAAGCAAGGAGATAGATTAACTCTTATTCCTGAAAATTGGTCGCAAACAGGAGAAAATATTATTACCATTGACTATCCTCATTTAGCCGAAGAAGCGGAAATTGGTACACAAATCCTTCTCGATGATGGTTTGTTGGAATTTCAAATTGTTGCCATAGAGAAACCGATGGTTATTTGTGAAGTAATAGAAGGAGGTATTCTTAAAAGTCGTAAGGGAGTGAATTTACCAAGTCTTAATCTGCGTTTACCTTCTATGACAGAAAAGGATAAAAAAGACCTAGAATTTGGCTTGTCTCAGGGAGTTGACTGGGTTTCCCTCAGTTTTGTTCGTAGGGCACAAGATATTATCACTTTAAAACAATTTTTAGCTCAAAATAATGCACAAGATACTCCTGTAATTGCCAAAATTGAAAAACCCCAAGCGGTTGATAACCTTGAAGAAATTATCAATGAATGTGATGGCATTATGGTGGCGAGAGGAGATTTAGGGGTGGAAATGAGTCCTGAGAAAGTTCCTTTACTGCAAAAACAAATTATTTCTTTATGTAATCGGCAAGTTAAGCCAGTAATTACCGCTACACAAATGTTAGATAGCATGATACGCAGTCCTCGTCCCACCCGTGCAGAAGCTAGTGATGTGGCTAATGCGATTATTGATGGTACGGATGCAATTATGTTATCAGGAGAGTCGGCAGTGGGTTCATATCCAGTTAAAGCGGTGGAAATGATGGCGAAAATAGCTTTAAGTGTTGAACCTAATTTGAATTTTACTAACCATCCCCCTTCTTTGAATGATGAAACCCATGCTTTGAGCGAGGCTTTAAATGCCATTGACAAAACTATGTCTCTCAAATTCATTGTTGCTTATACGAAAAGTGGTTATAGTGCCATAATTGCGGCGGGAGAGCGTTCTAAAACTCCTGTGTTAGCTTTAACGGTAGAAGATAAAGTCTATCATCGTCTTAATCTTGTTTGGGGTGTGAAACCGATTTTAATTGATCAAGAGCCTCTCAATTTTGAAGATTTACTTAATCAGGTAGAAACAGTTATTCATAAACGCAATTTAGCGAAAAAAGGCGACCGCATCTTAATTATGGCGGGTATTCCTACGGGAATTAGTAAAGGTACTAATTTTTTGAAAATACACGTTATAAGCTAA
- the rpaB gene encoding response regulator transcription factor RpaB, with protein sequence METQKEKILVVDDEASIRRILETRLSMIGYDVVTAADGEDAIATFHETQPDLVVLDVMMPKLDGYGVCQELRKESDIPIIMLTALGDVADRITGLELGADDYVVKPFSPKELEARIRSVLRRVDKTGVAGIPSSGVISINSIRIDTNKRQVYKGDQRIRLTGMEFSLLELLVSKSGDPFSRSEILQEVWGYTPERHVDTRVVDVHVSRLRAKLEDDPSNPELILTARGTGYLFQRILEPGEKKK encoded by the coding sequence TTGGAAACTCAAAAAGAAAAAATTTTAGTAGTGGACGATGAAGCCAGTATTCGCCGTATTTTAGAAACTCGTCTCTCGATGATTGGTTATGACGTTGTCACCGCCGCCGATGGAGAAGATGCGATCGCAACTTTTCATGAGACTCAGCCTGATTTAGTGGTTTTAGACGTGATGATGCCTAAATTAGACGGTTATGGAGTTTGTCAAGAACTAAGAAAAGAATCTGACATACCCATTATCATGTTAACCGCTTTAGGTGATGTAGCAGACCGTATTACAGGGTTAGAACTAGGAGCAGATGATTATGTGGTTAAACCTTTCTCTCCCAAAGAATTAGAAGCAAGAATCCGCTCTGTGTTAAGAAGAGTTGACAAAACAGGAGTTGCAGGAATACCTAGTTCGGGGGTTATCTCCATTAATTCCATCAGAATTGACACCAACAAAAGACAAGTTTACAAAGGAGATCAAAGAATCCGCTTAACAGGAATGGAGTTTAGCTTGTTAGAACTCCTCGTAAGTAAATCAGGAGATCCCTTTTCTCGTTCAGAAATATTACAAGAAGTTTGGGGATATACACCTGAGCGTCATGTCGATACTAGAGTTGTGGACGTTCACGTATCTCGTTTAAGAGCAAAGTTAGAAGATGACCCCAGCAATCCTGAACTGATTTTAACCGCTAGAGGTACAGGATATTTGTTTCAAAGAATATTAGAACCGGGGGAAAAGAAAAAGTAG
- a CDS encoding PRC-barrel domain-containing protein, translating into MIDAQSSLRNEFLNTQVITRNTGKRLGVVKEVLVDVDRREVVALGLRDNRLAMSGIPKYMYLDRISQMGDVVLVEDEDVIEDVDIDLYSALINSEVVTETGEPLGKVRDFQFNQENGQLNSLIIAAIGLPQIPEQLISTYEISVDEIVSSGPNRIIVFEGAEERVTQITVGVLERLGIGRPPWEKDEDEMYYAPTTPPENQLPTGVPIRPVAQPKPQRTAVVEENWTEDEWEQAEVITPPPARRQEAMAYQEEIEEDNWGESGVEREPAPRYQLNNYDKSETRSKYDESLEDDMWDDDVEDDYRPQKVNIPQKQKMPEYEEY; encoded by the coding sequence ATGATAGATGCACAAAGTAGCTTAAGGAACGAGTTTTTAAACACTCAAGTTATTACTAGAAATACAGGAAAAAGATTAGGGGTTGTTAAGGAGGTGTTAGTAGATGTCGATCGCAGAGAAGTAGTTGCACTAGGATTAAGAGATAATCGTTTAGCCATGTCTGGTATTCCTAAATATATGTATCTCGATCGCATTTCCCAAATGGGAGACGTGGTTTTAGTAGAAGATGAGGATGTTATTGAAGATGTTGATATAGACCTTTATAGTGCTTTAATTAATTCTGAAGTTGTTACCGAAACAGGTGAACCATTAGGTAAAGTAAGAGATTTTCAATTTAATCAAGAAAATGGTCAATTAAACTCTTTAATTATAGCTGCGATCGGTCTTCCCCAAATACCTGAACAGTTAATTAGTACCTATGAAATATCTGTAGATGAAATTGTTAGTAGTGGGCCTAATCGCATTATCGTTTTTGAGGGTGCAGAGGAACGAGTCACACAAATAACAGTAGGAGTATTAGAAAGACTTGGAATTGGTCGTCCCCCTTGGGAAAAAGATGAAGATGAAATGTATTACGCTCCAACAACTCCACCAGAAAATCAGTTACCAACAGGAGTACCAATCCGCCCCGTTGCCCAACCTAAACCTCAACGTACGGCTGTAGTGGAAGAAAATTGGACGGAAGATGAATGGGAACAAGCGGAAGTTATTACTCCTCCTCCTGCCCGTCGTCAAGAAGCAATGGCCTATCAGGAAGAAATAGAAGAAGATAATTGGGGAGAAAGTGGCGTTGAAAGAGAACCTGCACCTCGTTATCAACTAAATAATTATGATAAATCAGAAACACGCTCTAAATATGATGAATCCTTAGAAGATGATATGTGGGATGATGATGTTGAGGATGATTATCGTCCCCAAAAAGTGAATATTCCCCAAAAACAGAAAATGCCAGAATACGAGGAATACTAA
- a CDS encoding DUF4327 family protein yields the protein MTTQTIIPSYNHDLNFIRDEIRALLEKGCISRHQPLYVLANYVPPREWLNIERQLEEKDFLLRDRICDLLTEEKWDND from the coding sequence ATGACTACTCAAACTATCATTCCTAGCTACAATCATGATCTTAATTTTATCCGTGACGAAATTAGGGCTTTATTAGAAAAGGGTTGTATTAGTCGTCATCAACCTTTATACGTATTGGCTAACTATGTGCCTCCTAGAGAATGGTTAAATATTGAAAGGCAATTGGAAGAAAAAGATTTCTTACTGCGCGATCGCATCTGTGATTTACTGACAGAGGAAAAATGGGACAATGATTAA
- a CDS encoding FHA domain-containing protein produces the protein MITLTLLHPLKSVAVQKWNFDPNSVIRIGRANDNDVVLYSAVVSRHHLEIRPRGKDWALINLGSNGTFINGKKINKVLVKHGMVIRLASSGPKIKITLDDSVDSPTSRDNQQPKRRAISSKDISKETVMN, from the coding sequence GTGATTACCTTAACTCTATTACACCCCCTCAAATCAGTTGCAGTTCAAAAATGGAACTTTGATCCCAACTCGGTGATTAGAATTGGACGAGCTAATGACAATGATGTAGTGCTTTATAGTGCTGTTGTATCGCGGCATCATTTAGAAATTCGTCCGAGGGGGAAAGATTGGGCATTAATCAATTTAGGTTCTAACGGTACATTTATCAACGGAAAAAAGATTAATAAAGTATTAGTTAAACATGGAATGGTGATTCGTTTAGCTAGTTCAGGTCCTAAAATTAAAATTACTCTTGATGACTCGGTAGATTCTCCTACGTCTAGGGATAATCAACAACCAAAACGACGGGCAATTAGTAGTAAAGATATATCGAAGGAAACAGTGATGAACTAA
- a CDS encoding cation:proton antiporter, with amino-acid sequence MPEFLSSIPDSPLTTFTILLLVILTIPPIFERIKLPGLVGLLFAGVVFGSDGLGLLDYKSESMSLLADIGKIYLMFVAGLEIDLEDFRKNKNRSLFFGFSTFFVPLVFGTALGLAFNMGLNASILIGSLLASHTLLGYPIVNRLGVAGNEAVVITIGATIFTDIGALLVLAICLSIYGGDFTLASLILQLSSLAIYCAIVLYGFDRAGKEYFRRTGDEESNQFLFVLLAVFLASVGAQLINVDQIVGAFLAGLAVNDVVGNGPVKEKIEFVGSTLFIPCFFVSIGLILKVSDFATIFSQDLWLTLGIVITLFMSKFIASVIPKILFRYSWDQCLTMWSLSLPQVAATLAATLAGVNAGVLSPSVFNGVIVMMLITSVSGPILTSKFARNLFQSEVDTNLRENNNNRSLQLSNNYQHSFINEQYRTIIVSIANPQTEKSLVEMACILAGNETGLVIPLSIVKAHVHMDEPELDFSFHNSNQLINRALRYSEQFSVSVKPIIRIDDDLAEGISRTAKENKGSLIVMGWSPTSTIQARLFGNLIDNVFWSSHCPVAVVKMLDEPTHLRKILVPVKKIDLKTLNAIALGCILAESNQGTITLLHVYDRHLSKNNIENFKNALHLGVQQIAPKTSVTIKTLRYSDPAEAIVRTAHKHNFDLVILRSIRRRTAGGLAVSDVTTEIIKSLTRSVIIFGEPH; translated from the coding sequence ATGCCTGAATTTTTAAGCTCTATTCCCGATAGTCCTCTAACTACTTTTACCATTTTACTTCTAGTTATTCTCACTATTCCCCCTATTTTTGAGCGTATCAAATTACCGGGGTTAGTGGGATTACTTTTCGCAGGAGTAGTTTTTGGCAGTGACGGGTTAGGTTTATTGGATTACAAAAGCGAATCCATGAGTCTTTTAGCCGATATTGGGAAAATTTATTTGATGTTTGTGGCGGGTTTAGAAATTGATTTAGAGGATTTCCGCAAGAACAAAAATCGATCGCTCTTTTTCGGGTTTAGCACCTTTTTTGTACCTTTAGTATTTGGTACAGCCTTGGGATTAGCTTTTAACATGGGCTTAAACGCTTCTATTTTAATTGGCTCACTTTTAGCCTCTCATACTCTGTTGGGCTATCCCATTGTTAATCGTTTGGGCGTTGCAGGAAATGAAGCAGTTGTTATCACCATTGGCGCAACTATTTTCACAGATATTGGAGCTTTATTAGTTTTAGCTATTTGTCTTTCTATTTATGGGGGAGATTTTACCCTTGCTAGTTTAATTTTACAGTTATCCAGTTTAGCCATCTATTGTGCCATTGTTTTGTATGGATTCGATCGCGCTGGGAAAGAATATTTCCGTCGCACTGGAGATGAAGAAAGTAATCAATTTCTATTTGTTTTATTAGCCGTGTTTTTGGCTTCAGTCGGAGCGCAGTTAATTAATGTAGATCAAATTGTCGGTGCATTTTTAGCAGGTTTAGCCGTTAATGATGTAGTAGGAAATGGCCCTGTTAAGGAAAAAATTGAATTTGTGGGTAGCACCCTATTTATTCCCTGTTTTTTCGTTTCCATTGGTTTAATTCTGAAAGTATCTGATTTTGCGACTATTTTTAGCCAAGATTTATGGCTTACTTTAGGTATTGTTATTACTCTATTCATGAGTAAATTTATTGCTAGTGTGATTCCTAAAATATTATTCCGTTATAGTTGGGATCAATGTTTGACTATGTGGTCATTATCTCTCCCCCAAGTGGCCGCCACCTTAGCCGCAACCTTAGCTGGTGTTAATGCAGGGGTGTTATCTCCTTCGGTATTTAATGGGGTGATTGTAATGATGTTAATTACTTCCGTTAGTGGACCGATTTTAACCAGCAAATTTGCCCGAAATCTATTTCAATCAGAAGTAGATACAAATTTAAGAGAAAATAATAATAATCGCTCTCTACAGCTATCCAATAACTATCAACATTCTTTTATTAATGAACAATATCGCACAATCATAGTTTCGATCGCAAATCCTCAGACAGAAAAATCCTTAGTGGAAATGGCTTGTATCTTAGCAGGAAATGAAACAGGTTTAGTTATCCCTCTATCAATTGTCAAAGCTCATGTTCACATGGATGAGCCTGAATTGGATTTTTCTTTTCATAACAGTAATCAATTAATTAATAGAGCATTGCGATATAGCGAACAGTTTTCCGTATCTGTCAAGCCTATTATTCGCATAGATGATGACTTAGCCGAGGGAATTAGTCGCACCGCCAAAGAAAATAAAGGTAGTCTGATTGTCATGGGATGGAGTCCCACTAGCACCATTCAAGCTCGTTTATTTGGTAATTTAATTGATAATGTTTTTTGGTCTTCTCATTGCCCCGTTGCCGTTGTCAAAATGTTAGATGAGCCTACCCATCTACGCAAAATTCTCGTACCCGTCAAAAAAATAGATCTAAAAACCCTAAATGCGATCGCACTAGGTTGTATCTTAGCGGAAAGTAACCAAGGTACTATAACCTTGCTTCACGTATATGATCGACACTTAAGTAAAAATAACATCGAAAATTTTAAAAACGCCCTACACTTAGGAGTGCAACAAATAGCCCCAAAAACATCAGTTACAATCAAAACTCTCCGTTATTCAGACCCCGCAGAAGCGATCGTCCGTACCGCCCATAAACATAATTTTGATCTCGTAATTTTAAGGTCAATTCGCCGTCGTACTGCTGGAGGACTAGCTGTAAGTGATGTTACTACCGAAATTATTAAAAGTCTTACTCGTTCAGTAATTATATTTGGCGAACCTCACTAA